The Musa acuminata AAA Group cultivar baxijiao chromosome BXJ2-5, Cavendish_Baxijiao_AAA, whole genome shotgun sequence genomic interval ATGTCTTAAGAGCTTCGATGGCAGCTATGTCCTATGACTCAGTTTTGGGTGACTAATATATCATGGTAGTGACAGCAAAAGGTTTTCTGCATCAACTATTCTCAATGCTCTTGTGTTTGTTACTTACCAATTGTTCCTCTTTAATTCCAACCAGTGATTCAGTCATGGTAAATGTACTATGTACTCATGGAGGAAAAGCCAATCCtgtagaatatatatatacatacatacatacatacatatatatatatatatatatatatatatatatatatatatatatatatatatatatatatatatatatatatatatatatatatatatatatatatgtgtgtgttggaGGATGATTGTAATATTCCAATCTGATTAACCACACATCTGTCATAATCTGAGTCTTTGAATAGTATATGAGCTATATAATACATCCTGCAGTTAAAGTAGCAACAACATGATAGCAGCTGAGAGCTGACTGAGCATTCCAAGGAATCTCTGCACAAATGAATATGATAGCAACAACATGAAACCATATCTGCACATGAATATGTAAAGGTGGATCTCAGTGCACACACAAAGCCATGGCATGTGTTTCTACAGAATTAGTTTAGAATTAACATCAACTTGCAGACAAGTTCAATCTTACAACACTGAATAGATCTTGGGATGCACTCACAGTAGCAGCTCATTACAGATGACAAAAGATGCTTTAGCAGACTGAGACACAAAGAAGAACAAGGCAGCAGGGAATCATTCCTCCATCATTTGAAGCTGCTCCTAAAAGCTTAAACAAGAGACTGAAACTTCCAAGAGGGCTTCCCCCACAAGCACCCACTAAACAGTGGATTCCTTCTTTTAATCACATGGAAGCAAAGTCCAGAATCTAAGGGGACAAGTGGTCAAACAAAAGCATGGCAGACACAAGCTGATCAGTCTGATCTCCTACATAGCACTTCTCTTGATCTTTTTCCCAAGAAAGAAGAATAACAATTACCTTAATATAGTTGTTTCATGGTCTTCTCCTCATCATACTTCTTTACAGTTTACCACCTGATCTCTGATGGCTGCTCCATTCAAATTGTAGGCATATGAGaaattattcttttttctttttttaatctaaGATTATGGCCATATCAAACTACCAGTTTGATGGTAACAAATCCTCCCAAGCAGATGAGAGATACCAAGCTTTTCATTCATGGCCTGCTTATTTTCCTCCTTTTACTTGCAGaactatgatgacatgttacatgTGATTCAGCAGTTCTCTCATCGCTTTTATAGCTCAGGCATGCGGCATCCAGGACACCAATGGGGCTATCATTTTTGAGTGATATGCTATCATTTTTGAGTTCCCTGTTTCTCCTCAATTCCATATCTATAATCACTTGATAACATCTCAACACTTGCTCCTGCAGCAAAAACCACAGAGTTCATCAAGTTTAGGTGAAACATGAAACTATTTGACAAGAACAGTGCAGTTAATTAGCTACCTTTGATACTTGGATGCAACCGGACACAGCTTTCTCAACATCCATGGTTTGTGTCTGTTCCAAAACCAACACTGTAATGGCTGCAGCAGTCTCGGAAGGCCTGAATTCTAGCAAATCACTCCCTGCACCTCAATAACCTCACTCTTAGCTATACAACTCTAATCTAGCTTTCCTGTTGTAACAAATATACATAGAATTTTAGAGCTTTCGGCAAGAAATCTACCTCTAATTGTGCTCAAAATGAGCTCCATCGATCGACAGATCGCCGCTTTAGTTGGCACACTGCCACCACTGAATTTGTTCAGGAAGAAGTCGATAAAAGAGAATGGAGTCACAGCTTGCATCCTCCATTTAAGTGTGCTCAGAACCAGAAGCTCCATTCTCCGTATAGTCCTAGCTTCAAATACATATTTTGCCTCGCCCACCTAATCAAAGAAAATACAGGAAAATTCACAAAAGGTTCGAAGAAGAACATATCGGAGAGTGCTGTTCTTGAAATGCTTCCTCACCTGCAAGTCCAGGCAGAGAGGGACATCGGTTTCCTCCATCTTCGCAGCCAATGATAAGCATGCCACAGATAATAGTTGTGTCATCCAAGCCTTGCCTTCCTGTAATTAAAACCAGAACAAATTGAAGTAAATAGATTAGATGAATCCATATTACAGCAGAAAAATGGCCTTGCAATTTCTGAAGGCATTCTAAGATAAAAGAGTCAAGGTAATGTGAAAGTTCTTACAGGAAGCTCATAGGTAGAGAGGAACCGATCCAAGTAGTTTACAGATAAATAGGCACTCAATGGTCCCAAATTATAATGCGCATGGACCTGTTCGATACATTACCAATGTCATTAGCCATAATGAAGATGACAAAGCTCAGATGCAGAAAAAAGCTTTACACTATTACTATTAACAAAACAAGTGAATGCAAAACCAAAAGAATTCAATTCCCAGAGCCAAACTATTGAATGCATGTACAAAACCAGAATCAAAAAAGGAAACATAAGGTGACTCACAAAACCACATTTTTCATAGTTGTTAGAGCAAAATCTGACATATTGGTCAAATATCAAGAGCTCCTAAACACATTAAGAGTAAAAGAAATCACTTATATAAGCATACAAGTAGAGAATAAAACACAGAATAAACTTTTATATCATacaacaaaagaacataaaaatctCATTTTCAACCACAACTAAGCAAAAGGCAAAGAACCAGTATTATGTTGAGATGTAACGTCAAATAGCATCTGCAGTGGCCTAAGAACCCATCTACACTAAAGGAAATAAAATAGAAGAGATTATAACAAGAAGAAAACTTGAGTAAAAATCTGTAGAAAACAAGAAGCCACCTTCAATATCCAATCAATGGCATCTCTCCTAATGGACAAGTCTAATGACCCGGAACGCAGCCTCTCGGCATAGTCCTCCCTCGGCATATGCGCGGACTCCCTCTCGACCAGGAAAGCCAAGCACTCGTCCGATTGGGGGGGAAAGCCCGTGGGGAAATCCCCATAAAAATCGCACCTTTTTTGTTGAGAAACACAACCACGGGTATGCTCCTCGTCCTCGTCGTTATCACCGTCACCGTCATCAAAACCCAGGATGCAACTGTTGTCCTCAACGCAGAGGAGGGCAGAGGAAGCATAGTCATAGCTCGGAACCATTGCTGCTTGATATATCAAAAGGCAAGGATAATGGTGGGACTAAAGCTCAACCTTTACGGTTGACACAAGGTCCTTGTTTTCCCTCCTGCTTCCTCATTCAAAGGTGCCTCCTTTTTCACGGAGAAAACGATTTCAAAGTTGGTAGTGCTCtctggagagggagaggcagtggAAGAGGACAGTAGGATGGAACCACTGTTGCATAGAGGAAAGGTTGGGGTTTTGTAAGGCCATTGTGTGAGGATAGCGAAATGACACCGAGAAAAATGTCTTGCAAAAAGAGACAAAAAATTAAAAAGGATGGAGCGAAGTTGTTAAACAAAGAtggaattttgttttgttttggtcCACCGGGGTGTCCTTTTGGTTTTCATGTTGGTGATGGGGAGAATGTGGTTGATTTGATTGTGTATGATCCGTTTGTACAAAGACATGATAAATCTAGTTGAGGTTTTCTGGATCCAACACACTTGGGATGAGGACAAAAGCATGGGGCAGGATTTTTAGGAGCCATGGAGATGGCTGGATGGATTTGTAGTAAACCATCGGATTGCTTTGTCCAAAATGACCATATCTAATGGACATGCCATTCCAAGCCACAAAAATTTGATGTTCTTGGAAGCTACATGTATTTTGGGGATGGTCTGAAGTGTATTCGGATTGGCGTAGGCATTACCATCCACTGCCTTCAAGGCATATCGCAGCAGGCAACAAGCTCACATAGATGGATGGATCAGAAAGGAAAGAGAGCTTCCTAATGTTGGGGGGCCTTTCAAGGTAAGCTGAGTGTGTTCATGGAAAGAGACATGGCAAGAATTAACCAGTAGGAGCTGCAGTCAGGTCTCTGCTCTTCTCCTTCTCCCAGGGACTCGTGCAAACGCTACTTGCGTTGGTAGATGAAAGAGCTTTACTACCAATTTTACTTGTTGGAGAAATCTGCAAGTAAAacctcttcttctgaaacatataTACATGTCTTCTTTGGTGTTGTTGGTCTGGCAATATGACATCTCCTGCTCCTTGGAGGACCACACACCATCATAATCTTCACTACTTCTGTAACAAAAGCTTTCAAGATTAGAGGACTGCACCAGCACTACCTTGATTCTCGTCTTTGGTTGAGATCAGTACATGTGATAGAAGCAATTTGGTTCAAATAAATTCTAGTTAAAAGAGTCTGGATCTACCACCACAAGGATCATGCAAAGTGAGAGATTTAGGATTTGCAAGTAAAATATTGTATCATAGTTATCATGATCAAGTCTCATGGAAAAACTAATATAATTAGTTATTGATAGTATAAACCAATAGTTAGAACTGATAGATAATCATTACTATCGTAATATCGGATATTGAATTTTCTTATTAATGTACGACATTAGTCTTATAAATCAATTGAATTTTCTTCTCATGTCCAATGTAAAATCCTTGAGATACTATCAAATATCTAAACCATCTAAGTAAAACATTTAAGCTCGATTTATGATAGTAGACACGTTTAGCTTTGTATGTCAAACATAACATTAACAAAGTTCCAGAGTAGCATTGTGAATTCTGAAACAGAGATGACAAGTCAATATTTTCCATGTTTGCTGAAAATGAATTCTATATGCCCACCAGAATTGAGACAACAATGTAATGCAATGGTAATGTAGCTGATCATGTCTGCTAAAAAAGCCAACTTAATCTCATTGACAAACTTGTGAGTGTGCTATTGGAAATTGCATTGGATTTTTCTGACAGTGTCACAAGGAAACCAACTTAAGGTAAGAAGAAGGTTTACAGACATAGACTTCCATGCATTTGATGCATTAGCAGAGAGAGGTGGAGGTGTGAGACTATAAATTAAGGTGGAAGCTTCTGAAGCAATGGCTCCTTCCCTTGATGATGATGCAAAAGCTTTTATGCTTACTATTCTTTTGGATTTGTGTTTTATTTTAGTTGATTTTTCGAATTATTCTTTTGGGTAAAGGAGGGTTCCCTTGATGAGATAACACCCTAACTCCATCAAGACTTCCATGAATGCCTACCAAGACATCAGACAATCTTCTGCAATTGATGCCAACATGAAGTGGACAGCCTCAAGAGCTGCTTGTTCATCAATCATCAGCCTTTGATTTGTGGTCCATCGATCTATATCGACTgtcgatttggcatccatcttcttctttttttaccgCCTGCAACTCCCATGTCAGATCTCAATCAATGTTCTTCATTCTCGTTGTCCTTGATGGTAGGATGAGATCATTTAATAAGGTTTGTCCAAGAAACATAATGTCCAATGATTAAAACAGTGGCCTACCTGATGCTATTCCACATCTCTTTCGAAGCATTTAGCTGTGCAAAACACTATGGATTCTAAAGACTTTCTTATTCTCCGTCATTTATATACGAGAGACCGAACTCATCTGGCGGACTACAGGTCAATTTGATCGTGTCATTTCCAGCATCAACCTCATCTTCAAAATGCCAATGCCACCATGTCCAGTGGTTCTTCAAGAACTACCGGCTGTGGGTTTTTGTCGCCGTCTCGCGTGGTAACGGAGAAGGCGAAAGAGATCTTCCTGCTCGAGTTCTTCCAGCAAGGAGCTGTGATTTGGCGGAGGGAGCAAACTGAGCCATGGGTCGTTTTCGGTACGTTCTTCGTTCCCATCTGTGCCTCAATAATTTTCTCACGAGCAAGATAGATTCAAAACCAGTTTCCCTATATTGTTGGATGCATTTCATCCTCTCAAGTCTTTCTTTGGATCACGAGACATGCGTACTCATAATCTTTGGTCCCCTCTGTCAGTATATACCCTATAAAGTTGCTAGAAATTAAAGGCCATCGCAGAAAGAGATTAAGCAAAACAACGAGAAAAGAAATATAATTATACATACATATTTTACACATAATAGAAGTTGCAAAGTGAAAATGAAAGTTAGTCTCAAGATATATATAGTAGAAGGCCAACATATCTCAACAAAGAAACAAGAGAAGATACAAATATGGTGATTACACCACATATCTGCTTCTTTCACTAACTTAACATTGGCAATCGGTTTATAAGATCTAAGGCTCTATATTGCGCCTCATGCTTCTCTCTTTCTAACCAGTACTAAACTAAACTACTAGTATCAGTGAgagaaaagcatgaaagaaactTGCGACACAGCTAGGGTTTTTGCAGGCATATAATGCTGGTGGCCTCGTGATGGGGATGTATGTgtctctctctttccttttgaAATTATCTTCGTCTTACATTTGCATTCTTTTCAAGCCTCTTTTTAGGACTCCAATTCCAATTTGATCAGCGAGCGAACGCTTTAACCATTGCAGTGGCACATGgccacagtctctctctctctctctctctctctctctctccccctgcgGCTGTCTTCGCTTCTGGTCTAATTGTTGGTGAGGAGTGCCAGACACTTTGTTCATGGAGAACTCTTCTTTGTCTCATTCTAAGATCTGATCGCACCGCAAACTGTTGCTGAAACATAGCTGCTTCCCTTTGTCACTTATAATGAAGCCACCAGTTTATTGGCTGGACATCtgctccctcctctctctctctctctctctctctctctctaacccaACCCGACTCGTGAATAAATTACCCTAATAAATACATGATGGTACGGCTAACATACATGGCCAGCTACGTCCCTCACTACTACTAAATGTTCCAAATTTATAGCTCAGATTATTCTTCCTTATTTTGCGCaaatatttttgttattaaaTAGATCAAGGAAATCTCAATGGATGAATTTGATAGCCACTGATAGGTCTTCTCAATCTTCAATGTCAGCATTAATGCTATATATTGTTGGACAAGCCATGTCACATTAGaaagggttaattatatattaatctttataactaattatttttaatattttgatctttatattttttaagtttggaatctttatacttacgaaagtaaaatattaagatccctataCAAAGTTATAAAGATAATTTCATAAGATTAAAAATGAAGGGTTTTATTGGAacaacgagattaaatatttcactttcgatGTGAATGTAACTTTTGTAAAGTAAATGAGACTCAATCAATTAATTAGAGTTAACTAGATCCAAGGTTAAAGATTTTCATGTAGATAGGCCACTATGCCaatatcaaacttcttgtacacaCGGACTCAAAGGAGGTCGGCTGATATATCATCCatcaactattatatatatatatatatatatatatatatatatatatatatatatatatatatatatatatatatatatatatatatataagttgtaGCATCTCCAAAAATACATATCATATTCTTAAGCAGTCTTACATCCTATAAAATTTGAATCTAAATATCTAATTAGTTTCATTGGACGTATTATGTTGTTAAAGGTTGATGAAGTGTAaggggaaaaaaattaaaaagttcaGCAATGATTTCTAAACGAAACAACCTCGTTCGCATTAGCATGAACAAAAAAATCTGTCGGTCCTAACACGAGTGACTCACTAATTATCTATATAGTTTCCTTTCTAAAATACATataatatcttataatcattttagTGGAAACATAGGCTTTGATCCTTCTACGTTTATTCTTATAAATTCTCATGCCAATAGCATTAAAAAAATCCCTATCAAACCCTTTACTTTAAAAGTTTCAATAgatatttttttttcgtttttgtttttgttatgtataGAATAGAGAAAAGAAACAACAATTTTATGAAACTTGAAACATCATCGGCAGAAAGCTTGTTTTAGTCATCTATGGTGTCATTTTCACATTCAATTGATGAAGCTTATTAATTTCACGATGATTCTGAAAGAGTACTCCTCTCATGGGAATCGATACATTGTATATGGTGGAAATCTTTGATTACAAGTTTAGTCTTGTACTAATACCAAAGAGAGCCCTCCACTACTTAGAAAAAACTCACATGCAGTCCATAACATCATTCGATGTTAGACTTCGGTCCCTCTTTTGGGTGATAAATCTTAAATTATTGatctttcataattatttttaatattaattataaattattatttataattcattaTCTTTAGTAtcgatctttatatttaaaaaagcTACATTCGAATCGGGCTATCTGTATttacaaaagtgaaatatttaatcttatttttcttcACGTCATTGACTTTGTTAACAAAAATACCGCACTATCATAGACTTaattgattttgcctaagtcgtacggtaCTCTTGCATGTCTGTctacaaaggtcaacctccctgaaacctcctatggtcccttagaacctacaaaagagaaaataggttagagaaagcgtctcactcgacatccacaagcaatcatttcaataaacacttcatagccaatacaaattataaacatattttATAAGTTCCCATATGACATAACCTATATTTACAAGCCTAGAACGATCACTAAAACCAAATAAAATGGGGCTACTAAACCTACTAGCAACACTTTATATGTTATACAAAGTATAAACAAAAtcgaaagatacggacatacataagcattcaaTCGAACACTCCATTTACAATTTTATCTATGATATTCTCtcctacttattccttcgatgtcctcatcGAAGCCCTTACTAATATTGTAACTCCTTGTTTTTGTTGAGTCCTTAATCTTTCGCTTCAGTTgccatgcacctcttggctcacaACCGTTCACGGctactattgttgagtagtcaaacttttaatctaccatactacttcaactcaccaatgactctaactttaGTGTggagttggctgagttgtgttgatcactgTTGCTTCATGCGGATcctttagatgaaggaaaagactatccttagtatgcgctagtctctcaaatgcctcatgccgcTTGAACTGGGTGAATgcctattggagctttaacgagcattgccttataaacttttgaagtttttaggtcattcctctataaaatttgtcaatcgactcttctttcacttagttgtcacttctatataggttcgcatcacttctgctttcgattgacattctcttgggaaatgaagtggataatctactATCAGTAGCACTGattaccattggtgaggatttgataactattctcTTTTATTTCGTTTCTTCAAAGAGTCTTTGAACATTTGCATAACccctctactagatagataagagaattgaggtacttaGTTTtactcattctcttaagagttgaaaagacaaaggttacttgacttcgcttgcctcctcaagggttatactccatgtatcgagctggttactgaccttcgcctactctttgctcacacttctgaagtactcgaagtgtttgcactctttgcgtTGAGTTTGTTATTGTGATTCACTTTCTCgataccatcgaacttctggaatacaagaatttttcaccccaacttggagtaagtctctaatagttttagttGTATGTGGGATCGTACCgttttctccatcaaccctatcgcctactccactgagtagcaaaggtacagtaccgtgtactgcctgcttcgttccttagtcgtaCACTCTTGTACAACCCGAGTCCTTCACTTTtagttatcttgatgagaagctcgttgacactggtcttacgaagttccctggcctttgtcctttagtcTTATATCAGTACTTAGAATTTGTCTCTGCATACTCTAACGTGATAGCACGTATTAAGTGATAAACTAAAGTGAGTCAAAGTCAACGCATGTTCAATGATAAACCTTCTAGTATTTTCATCAGCATAATCGACAGTATAaaaagaaataagattaaatattttattttcataaatatagaaacctaatataatttttaaaaatataaaaactgaGATATTAAAGATACATAATTACTTATTTTAAGGTAGCCACTAAATGACCGTAAATTCCTTAAAATATGCATGCAGGTGTCTAACTCAAAGGGCGTTTCAGCAACATTTTAGGATCTACAACAATTTGCAAGGCTTCACTTTATAAATACATGAGAATACTAGAAAAGCCCTCATTTTCGTATTTCTATTTTCCGATGGAGAATCCTCTTTTTGCCATACAATAGAACACTTTATATTTTAATTGAATATTTCCTCGGATCGAACAGTTTATTACAATCATTGCACTAGTTCAAAACAATATTATATTTTACTAGTAAATAAAAATTAGatcatattaaatatatatttttatattaataaaaacaagataataatttataaaaataatatacataCAAAAATACAAATAAAAACAACCAACTCatgattttcataaaaataatatatcagattaatgatatatttttattattttaatatataaacaaTTTAATGTTGATATAAATGGTGTAATGAATATGTCAATCTATTTCAAAGTCAAGccctcatttttattattttgatataattttgattgaatatgtcaaaattaataaaataatttaagctaataaaaatatttatataaatataatatttaagctaaaatattataattgtatTATGTTTAAATAGTGTTACaccattttaaattttttttaaggtatatgtaattgggatccaaaagtacaatatgataaaaaaaattggtgtaagtaccatataaatatcaaaaaatatttataatcatccctaaactaataaaaatattttaaagtgattttgataggATAAGGTCAGCTTACAGTATTTTTAAATAGAGTTATATTAGATTTACTATATAAAAAAATCAGTGTAAACGGAGTCTAAAATTGATTAATTGACACAAGAAGCTTTCAGAAAACTATATCAAGATAAAATATGTCAATTTCAGTTGAATAGAATCAaaacattattataactatcagtAAAAACATTTAAAAGGTTTTCATCCCTGAAGCAATTTAGTAGTGTTTCAAgtgtgttttatttatttatttttttttggagaaCATGGATTCATAAGACCTCAtttataatgtaaaaaataagtataattgcattcaaaattattttatttacccAAGAACCTTCCAAAACACTATATAAAGATATTGAAGAGTATTCTTAAataggaaaaacaaaaaaatggGTGTAAGAATAATGTTTTAGCTCAACGGAGCGAAAAGAATTAGTGTCCTGTCCATGTAAACCCTTAAAATTGCAAAAACCATTGATAATCATCCCTAAACAAATTTAAAAGAGTTTTAAGTGATATTGTTGGgatatgatttcatatgatcttatTTATACTCGATAAATTCTGAGAACCGGAAGACTTGCCATAAAATCTATTTTTATGTAAATTATCTGATTTGCTTTACGTATATgatcatataatttatttattttttataaatatataagtataatttattttttagaaaaatattttggatgatttttttttctagaaaatgCTCACAATTTAGGTATTTCCAATCGGTATCtctcattttattttttctcaaataat includes:
- the LOC135611783 gene encoding cyclin-D4-1-like is translated as MVPSYDYASSALLCVEDNSCILGFDDGDGDNDEDEEHTRGCVSQQKRCDFYGDFPTGFPPQSDECLAFLVERESAHMPREDYAERLRSGSLDLSIRRDAIDWILKVHAHYNLGPLSAYLSVNYLDRFLSTYELPEGKAWMTQLLSVACLSLAAKMEETDVPLCLDLQVGEAKYVFEARTIRRMELLVLSTLKWRMQAVTPFSFIDFFLNKFSGGSVPTKAAICRSMELILSTIRGSDLLEFRPSETAAAITVLVLEQTQTMDVEKAVSGCIQVSKEQVLRCYQVIIDMELRRNRELKNDSISLKNDSPIGVLDAACLSYKSDERTAESHVTCHHSSASKRRKISRP